The Raphanus sativus cultivar WK10039 chromosome 2, ASM80110v3, whole genome shotgun sequence genome includes a region encoding these proteins:
- the LOC108839478 gene encoding probable pectinesterase 56: MYFPSPKFSIFLVLITFTSLALAVDELPSWMDKNFLNNYEVLKSNADLVVAKDGSGDFLTIKEAIATAPEKSPKQFVIYIKAGVYSEIIEIGVTKTHITLVGDGRDSTILTGSLNQKDGVKTFLSATLAVDGDDFRAQDLCVKNTAGPAKEQAVALRVSAERVVIYRCRIDAYQDTLYAYKGKQYYRDTYITGTVDFIFGHGQAVFQYCEIVARKPIGGQANMITAQNRGNQDQKSAFTIQRCNITASADLIPFKTTVKTYLGRPWGVMATVVIMESFIDDHIDPAGWYPWNEDKERLSTLYYGEYNNYGPRANTSQRVKWKGFRAIQDPKEAARFTVGQLIDGELWLNSTGVPYESGL, from the exons ATGTATTTTCCAAGCCCAAAATTCTCCATCTTTCTCGTACTGATCACATTCACAAGTTTAGCTTTGGCGGTTGATGAATTGCCTTCATGGATGGACAAGAATTTCCTCAACAATTACGAG GTGCTCAAGAGCAACGCTGATCTCGTTGTTGCAAAGGACGGTTCAGGTGACTTTCTGACAATTAAGGAGGCGATTGCAACAGCTCCCGAGAAGAGCCCCAAGCAATTTGTTATCTACATAAAAGCAGGAGTATACTCAGAGATAATAGAGATTGGGGTTACAAAAACGCATATCACCTTAGTAGGAGATGGCAGAGACTCGACCATACTCACGGGAAGTCTTAACCAAAAAGACGGTGTTAAAACATTCTTATCTGCCACACTTG CCGTCGATGGGGACGATTTCAGGGCGCAAGATCTCTGTGTTAAGAACACAGCCGGACCCGCAAAGGAGCAAGCGGTGGCTCTACGCGTGAGTGCTGAGAGAGTGGTCATATACCGGTGTAGGATTGACGCTTATCAAGACACCTTGTATGCTTACAAGGGAAAGCAGTACTACCGCGATACCTATATCACAGGAACAGTAGATTTTATCTTTGGACACGGACAAGCCGTATTTCAGTACTGTGAGATCGTAGCACGTAAGCCGATTGGAGGACAGGCGAACATGATTACGGCACAAAACCGCGGCAACCAAGACCAAAAATCGGCGTTCACAATTCAGAGATGCAACATAACAGCAAGTGCCGATCTTATTCCTTTCAAGACAACAGTGAAGACCTATTTGGGTCGTCCGTGGGGAGTTATGGCGACTGTAGTTATTATGGAATCATTCATCGACGATCATATCGACCCTGCTGGATGGTATCCATGGAATGAAGACAAAGAGCGCCTCTCTACTCTATACTACGGGGAGTATAATAACTATGGCCCAAGAGCAAATACAAGTCAACGTGTGAAGTGGAAAGGATTTAGGGCAATACAAGATCCCAAGGAAGCTGCACGGTTTACAGTTGGTCAATTGATAGATGGGGAGTTGTGGCTGAATTCTACTGGAGTTCCGTATGAAAGCGGTCTCTGA
- the LOC108841061 gene encoding mitochondrial uncoupling protein 4-like, whose product MVESGVMRDGLGTHVVASFAAGIVAAVASNPVDVIKTRVMNMKVEASGGEARYRGAWDCAVKTVRAEGPMALYKGFVPTVCRQGPFTVVLFVTLEQVKKLLRDF is encoded by the coding sequence ATGGTGGAGAGCGGGGTGATGAGGGACGGGCTGGGGACTCACGTCGTGGCGAGTTTCGCGGCGGGGATAGTGGCGGCTGTCGCGTCGAATCCGGTGGACGTGATAAAGACGAGGGTGATGAATATGAAGGTGGAGGCGAGTGGTGGGGAGGCGAGGTACAGAGGCGCGTGGGATTGCGCGGTGAAGACGGTTAGAGCGGAAGGGCCGATGGCTCTTTATAAAGGGTTTGTTCCTACGGTTTGTAGGCAAGGTCCTTTCACTGTTGTGCTCTTTGTTACGTTGGAGCAAGTCAAGAAGCTGCTTCGTGATTTTTGA
- the LOC130508694 gene encoding uncharacterized protein LOC130508694 has protein sequence MSHYSQSSRTPPPNPPRTPLELPVIPERGEVTSQTVGRRSALERVELPQQEQQRSGGFSSSLLARLQDVEVTYEQEDLRNKLNEGSSGSKRAQRSPEENLSSGQRVPATLRIGSPPGAATKTPRASANKKQAAGKAVVKRKTPAKPAPQGKKAPKAKVNRSPLQSTRLSKQMTTRSANQARKRLCIERETTDNLPVSQAQDPPAMVQGLGGELTVPRIREINKTLSPDILFLMETKNQDDFVLSELRFLGYEHHFTVPPIGLSGGLALFWKSGFSLDILESTPHFIDAKLKEHRAAFWETISHLGRGRDTAWLLSGDFNDILDNVEKVGGPERCEGSFIPFRGFVSENGLWDVKHIGNPLSWRGQRCTHFIRARLDRSLANCAWTDLFPSGRCDYLRFEGSDHRPLVTYLDTSRKKRRRLFRYDRSIKDLPEAKGIIEEAWRKDVLEQVEDKIKRCRNELIRWFKIKKENSAKAIVALQTSLEEHLSSGEPSPEKIKEISQQLSKAYKEEEQFWRQRSRAEIGGVFADYYSNLFTSAGSTGLATVEEVISCCISQETNQAITAIPSDLEIHHAVLDINAEKAPGPGGFSSGFYHSFWNEIGEDICREVREFFLSGKMDTKINETNICLLPKVPGAKSPSEFRPIALCNVRYKIVAKILTLRLQRYLDLIVPKHQSAFVPGRSITDNILITHETLHYLKISEATKRCAMVVKTDMSKAYDRIEWDFLERVLLQLGFDPVWVNWVMECVTTVSYSYLINGAPYGQVQPFRGLRQGDPLSPYLFILCAEVLTGLCMKEQQLGRFKGLQVARRCPFINHLLFADDTVFFSNTSVKSCTSLMRILKQYEECSGQCINLDKSTVSFSSKTPAEIKSRVQAAIGIDKEGGMGKYLGLPETFGRKKKDVFTGLVDKIRQRAQSWPTKFLSGAGKHVMLQTVLSAVPNYSMLSFKIPKSLCKRIQSVLTRFWWDSAPDKHKMAWVSWDRMATPKCVGGLGFKDLETFNDSLLAKLGWRIMNNPEALLSQVLKGKYFPECSFMESTQKQAASHGWTGILAGKEVLKKGLGYLVGDGENIAVWYDPWLSTSKPLTPIGPPTFENQQLRVRDLLLPGTNEWNLPMVRLHLPQYEEVIRQLIPSALKPPDKIVWLGECKGNYTTKTGYKMANLIEQHQLPFGFEWVKHVWRLDVPGKLQHFLWRALNEALPVADLLLRRGIEVAPECKVCGEVETIPHLLFLCPFAQKTWELAPLVLTRTQAQAFPPSDLRQMLTLLPNVINLPPAGFTCSPLSPWIVWNLWIARNKRLFENKVYTVEETLSKAVRDAKEWELAKEKPVTKELLSRRQEESLGD, from the exons ATGTCTCACTACTCTCAATCGTCAAGGACACCTCCTCCGAACCCACCTAGAACCCCTCTGGAGCTACCGGTTATTCCGGAACGTGGTGAAGTCACCAGTCAGACAGTGGGACGCCGATCAGCACTTGAAAGGGTGGAGCTACCCCAACAGGAACAACAGAGATCAGGTGGCTTCTCGAGCTCTCTCTTAGCTCGTCTGCAGGATGTTGAGGTCACCTATGAACAAGAAGACCTTCGTAACAAACTGAATGAAGGAAGCTCCGGAAGTAAGAGAGCTCAGAGATCACCAGAAGAGAACCTCAGCTCAGGGCAGAGAGTTCCTGCGACTCTGCGTATTGGATCTCCACCAGGGGCGGCTACAAAAACACCACGAGCTTCTGCGAATAAAAAGCAGGCTGCTGGCAAGGCGGTAGTGAAGAGGAAAACCCCAGCTAAACCAGCACCTCAGGGGAAGAAGGCACCTAAAGCCAAAGTCAACAGAAGCCCTCTACAAAGCACGAGACTGTCTAAACAAATGACGACTCGGTCTGCGAATCAAGCACGCAAGCGGCTTTGTATAGAAAGGGAGACGACTGATAATTTACCTGTTTCTCAGGCTCAAGATCCACCGGCTATGGTGCAG GGACTAGGAGGAGAACTGACAGTTCCAAGGATCCGGGAAATAAACAAGACACTGTCCCCGGATATACTCTTTCTTATGGAGACCAAGAACCAAGATGACTTTGTGCTCTCGGAATTGCGCTTTCTTGGTTATGAACATCACTTTACAGTCCCTCCAATAGGGCTCAGCGGAGGACTGGCGCTGTTTTGGAAATCAGGCTTCTCACTCGACATCCTTGAATCAACTCCTCACTTTATTGATGCCAAATTGAAG GAGCACCGTGCTGCGTTCTGGGAAACAATCTCCCATCTTGGTAGAGGCAGAGATACGGCCTGGCTTCTGTCAGGTGATTTTAATGACATCCTGGATAACGTAGAGAAGGTGGGAGGACCAGAAAGATGTGAGGGCTCTTTCATCCCATTTCGTGGTTTTGTCTCTGAGAATGGCCTATGGGATGTGAAGCATATAGGCAACCCTCTGTCATGGAGAGGTCAAAGATGTACCCACTTCATTAGGGCCCGGCTTGATCGCTCGTTAGCAAACTGTGCTTGGACAGATTTATTCCCGTCGGGCCGCTGTGACTACCTCAGATTTGAGGGATCAGACCACCGCCCCTTGGTCACCTATCTAGATACCTCCAGGAAGAAACGGAGACGCTTATTTCGTTACGATCGGAGCATAAAGGACCTGCCAGAAGCTAAAGGGATCATTGAGGAAGCATGGAGGAAGGACGTTCTGGAGCAAGTGGAGGATAAAATAAAGCGTTGTCGTAATGAACTGATTCGATGGTTCAAAATCAAGAAGGAGAACAGTGCCAAAGCGATTGTGGCGCTCCAAACCAGCTTAGAGGAGCACCTTTCCTCAGGGGAACCTTCTCCTGAAAAGATTAAAGAGATCTCTCAACAGCTCAGCAAAGCTTATAAGGAGGAAGAGCAGTTCTGGCGACAAAGAAGTCGA GCTGAAATTGGTGGAGTGTTTGCTGATTACTACTCAAACCTCTTCACCTCTGCTGGCTCAACTGGATTAGCGACAGTGGAGGAGGTCATCTCTTGTTGCATTTCGCAGGAAACTAATCAAGCCATTACTGCCATCCCGTCTGATCTTGAGATCCATCATGCAGTTCTTGACATAAATGCGGAGAAAGCGCCGGGACCCGGTGGGTTCTCATCAGGTTTCTACCACTCGTTCTGGAATGAGATAGGGGAGGATATCTGCCGGGAAGTTAGAGAGTTCTTCTTGTCGGGGAAGATGGACACTAAAATCAATGAGACAAATATCTGCCTACTTCCCAAAGTTCCAGGTGCAAAGAGCCCCTCTGAGTTCCGCCCAATTGCTCTTTGCAATGTTCGATACAAGATCGTTGCAAAGATACTCACTCTGCGCCTGCAACGGTACCTCGATCTCATTGTGCCCAAGCATCAGTCAGCGTTTGTCCCGGGAAGATCCATCACTGATAATATCCTGATTACTCACGAGACCCTGCACTACTTGAAGATTTCAGAAGCGACGAAACGGTGTGCCATGGTAGTAAAGACTGATATGAGTAAGGCGTACGATCGGATAGAGTGGGATTTTCTCGAGAGGGTTCTTCTGCAACTGGGCTTTGATCCAGTGTGGGTGAATTGGGTGATGGAGTGTGTCACTACGGTCTCTTACTCGTACCTCATTAACGGAGCACCTTATGGTCAGGTCCAACCGTTCCGGGGACTGCGCCAAGGAGACCCTTTATCTCCGTATCTGTTCATCTTATGCGCGGAGGTACTCACTGGGCTATGTATGAAAGAGCAGCAGTTGGGACGGTTCAAGGGCTTGCAAGTCGCACGCAGATGCCCATTCATTAACCACCTTTTGTTTGCTGATGACACAGTCTTCTTTAGTAACACCAGTGTAAAGAGTTGTACCTCTCTAATGAGGATCCTCAAGCAATATGAAGAATGTTCGGGTCAGTGTATTAACCTGGACAAATCGACAGTCTCTTTCTCCTCCAAGACGCCTGCAGAGATAAAGAGCAGAGTACAAGCAGCGATTGGAATTGATAAAGAGGGTGGAATGGGAAAATATCTAGGGCTCCCGGAGACCTttgggaggaagaagaaggatgtATTTACGGGTCTGGTGGACAAAATCCGCCAACGAGCTCAGTCTTGGCCCACTAAATTTCTTTCAGGAGCAGGAAAGCATGTCATGCTTCAAACTGTTCTATCGGCGGTCCCCAACTACTCCATGTTAAGCTTCAAGATTCCAAAGTCTCTGTGTAAGCGCATCCAATCGGTACTTACCCGATTTTGGTGGGATAGTGCACCTGATAAGCACAAGATGGCGTGGGTCTCGTGGGACAGAATGGCCACACCCAAGTGTGTTGGAGGTTTAGGCTTCAAGGATTTGGAAACATTCAATGACTCCTTGCTAGCTAAATTGGGATGGCGTATCATGAATAATCCAGAAGCTTTGCTCTCACAGGTCTTAAAAGGCAAGTACTTTCCAGAATGCTCCTTTATGGAGAGCACACAAAAGCAAGCTGCATCACATGGCTGGACAGGAATATTGGCAGGCAAGGAAGTCCTCAAAAAAGGGTTAGGCTATTTGGTGGGGGATGGAGAAAATATTGCTGTCTGGTATGACCCATGGCTCTCCACGTCAAAACCCCTAACCCCCATAGGCCCGCCAACGTTTGAAAACCAACAGCTCAGAGTAAGAGATCTTCTCCTGCCAGGGACTAACGAGTGGAACTTGCCGATGGTGCGATTGCATTTACCTCAGTATGAGGAGGTTATTAGACAACTAATTCCCAGTGCTCTAAAACCACCAGATAAGATCGTCTGGTTAGGAGAATGCAAAGGAAACTACACAACAAAAACTGGTTATAAAATGGCCAATCTCATTGAGCAGCACCAATTGCCATTTGGTTTTGAATGGGTTAAGCATGTCTGGCGGTTGGACGTACCAGGGAAGTTACAACACTTCTTATGGAGGGCGTTGAATGAGGCTCTCCCGGTGGCGGATCTCCTGCTCCGAAGAGGAATTGAAGTTGCTCCAGAATGTAAAGTTTGTGGAGAGGTGGAAACGATTCCTCATCTGCTATTCCTCTGTCCCTTTGCGCAAAAGACTTGGGAACTGGCGCCTTTGGTCCTGACAAGAACACAGGCTCAAGCCTTCCCCCCAAGTGATCTTCGCCAGATGCTCACTCTTCTACCAAATGTGATCAATCTACCACCTGCAGGCTTCACTTGTTCTCCCCTGTCCCCATGGATCGTGTGGAACCTTTGGATAGCAAGGAACAAGAGACTCTTTGAAAACAAAGTATACACAGTTGAGGAAACCCTTTCAAAGGCGGTTAGAGATGCTAAAGAATGGGAGTTAGCTAAGGAAAAACCTGTAACAAAAGAGCTTCTTTCAAGGA GACAAGAAGAATCACTTGGAGACTAG
- the LOC108842923 gene encoding uncharacterized protein LOC108842923, which translates to MAPKFDTEKMQERQNFRNVWHTDLTHSIQGDTPYCCFALWCAPCASYLLRKRALYNDMSRYTCCAGYMPCSGKCGETKCPQLCLATEVFCCFGTSVASTRFLLQDEFQIQTTQCDNCIIGFMVCLTQVACIFSIVACIVGIDELSEASQLLSCLADMVYCTVCACMQTQHKVEMDKRDGKFGPQPMAVPPPQVMSRIDQATPPAIGYPPQGYPPSGYPQHPPQGYPPSGYPQHPPQGYPPSGYPQNPPAYPQYPPGPAYPPQAYPK; encoded by the exons ATGGCGCCGAAATTCGATACGGAGAAGATGCAGGAACGCCAGAACTTCCGCAACGTCTGGCACACGGATCTCACCCACAGCATCCAGGGCGATACTCCTT ATTGCTGCTTTGCGTTGTGGTG TGCCCCTTGTGCATCATACTTGCTTCGAAAGCGTGCGCTTTACAATGACATGTCAAG GTACACTTGCTGCGCCGGGTACATGCCTTGTAGTGGCAAGTGTGGAGAAACCAAATGTCCTCAACTCTGTCTTGCAACTGAG GTCTTTTGCTGCTTTGGAACCTCTGTCGCATCCACTCGTTTTCTTCTTCAAGATGAGTTCCAAATTCAGACGACGCAATGTGACAACTGCATCATC GGATTTATGGTTTGCCTCACCCAAGTGGCTTGCATATTCTCCATAGTTGCATGTATCGTCGGCATTGATGAGCTTTCTGAAGCTTCTCAGCTGCTCTCTTGCTTAGCTGACATGGTTTACTGCAC GGTTTGCGCTTGTATGCAG ACACAACACAAGGTGGAAATGGACAAGAGAGATGGTAAGTTCGGTCCACAGCCAATGGCAGTGCCTCCCCCTCAGGTAATGTCACGGATTGATCAAGCAACTCCACCCGCCATCGGTTATCCTCCACAAGGCTACCCACCTTCTGGTTATCCGCAACACCCACCACAAGGTTATCCACCTTCTGGCTATCCTCAACACCCTCCACAAGGTTATCCACCTTCTGGCTATCCTCAAAACCCTCCAGCTTATCCTCAGTACCCTCCAGGTCCAGCTTATCCTCCTCAGGCTTACCCAAAGTAA
- the LOC108842921 gene encoding uncharacterized protein LOC108842921 produces MKGNNQKDSSEKPTWDRTSSSTTGMLSVTRPGPKLMVWLICFIVFTYIIYMLKLVSTSRSCDDSVTFTTISALSTNISNASSSSLKLPPSRRRRESEEDVKVDSADEPTDLNHVVFGIAASSKLWKQRKEYIKIWYRPKHMRGYVWLDKEVKKNISNTNEEEEEEEEDNEDEDLLPPVKISAGTAYFPYTNKQGQRSALRISRIVSEMLRLGLKNVRWFVMGDDDTVFVTDNLIRVLRKYDHEQMYYIGSLSESHLQNIFFSYSMAYGGGGFAISYPLAKALSKMQDRCIQRYPALYGSDDRMQACMAELGVPLTKEIGFHQYDVYGNLFGLLAAHPVTPFVSMHHLDVVEPIFPNMTRVRALKKLTVPMKLDSAGLLQQSICYDKHKSWSISVSWGYAVQIFRGIFSPREMEMPSRTFLNWYKRADYTAYAFNTRPVSRNPCQKPFVFYMSSTRFDKQLNTTVSEYIRHRVAHPSCRWKMTNPAEINTIVVYKKPDPHLWERSPRRNCCRVLQTKRNNTLWINVGVCREGEVTEL; encoded by the exons ATGAAAGGTAATAACCAGAAAGACTCGTCGGAGAAACCGACATGGGATCGAACCTCATCGAGTACTACTGGAATGTTGTCGGTAACCCGACCGGGTCCAAAACTAATGGTTTGGCTAATCTGCTTCATCGTTTTCACTTACATTATCTACATGCTTAAGCTCGTCTCCACCTCACGCTCCTGCGACGATTCCGTCACCTTCACCACCATCTCCGCCCTCTCCACCAACATCTCCAATGCCTCCTCCTCTTCCCTGAAGCTACCACCTTCACGGCGGCGTCGCGAGTCGGAGGAGGATGTTAAGGTAGACTCGGCGGACGAGCCGACGGATCTCAACCACGTGGTGTTCGGGATCGCCGCGTCGTCGAAGCTGTGGAAACAGAGGAAAGAGTATATCAAGATCTGGTACAGACCGAAGCACATGCGCGGTTACGTTTGGTTAGACAAAGAGGTGAAGAAGAACATCAGCAACaccaacgaagaagaagaagaagaagaagaggacaaCGAAGACGAAGATCTACTCCCGCCGGTGAAAATCTCCGCCGGAACGGCGTATTTCCCTTACACGAACAAGCAAGGGCAGCGGTCGGCGCTGCGGATCTCGAGGATCGTGTCGGAGATGCTGCGTTTGGGTCTGAAGAACGTGAGGTGGTTCGTGATGGGGGATGACGACACGGTGTTCGTAACGGATAATCTCATCAGGGTGCTGAGGAAGTACGACCACGAGCAGATGTATTACATCGGGAGCTTGTCGGAGTCTCATCTACAGAACATATTTTTCTCTTACAGCATGGCTTACGGTGGGGGAGGGTTTGCGATTAGCTACCCGTTGGCTAAGGCCTTGAGCAAGATGCAGGATCGGtgtatacagaggtatcctgcaTTGTATGGGTCTGACGATCGCATGCAAGCTTGTATGGCTGAACTCGGTGTTCCACTCACTAAAGAAATCGGCTTTCACCAG TACGACGTTTACGGGAACCTCTTCGGCCTCCTCGCCGCACACCCAGTGACACCGTTCGTCTCAATGCACCACCTCGACGTCGTGGAACCGATCTTCCCAAACATGACCAGAGTCCGTGCACTCAAGAAGCTAACCGTACCGATGAAGCTCGACTCAGCCGGGCTTCTCCAGCAGTCTATATGCTACGACAAGCACAAGAGCTGGTCCATCTCGGTCTCGTGGGGCTACGCTGTCCAAATATTCCGCGGAATATTCTCTCCCAGGGAAATGGAAATGCCTTCGAGAACGTTCTTGAATTGGTACAAAAGAGCAGATTACACCGCCTACGCCTTCAACACCAGGCCGGTTAGCCGTAACCCGTGCCAAAAACCGTTCGTGTTCTACATGTCGTCCACGAGATTCGACAAGCAGCTGAACACGACGGTAAGCGAGTACATAAGACACCGGGTTGCTCATCCTTCGTGTCGGTGGAAGATGACAAACCCAGCTGAGATCAACACCATCGTAGTGTACAAGAAACCGGACCCGCATCTATGGGAAAGG TCACCGAGGAGGAACTGTTGCAGAGTATTACAAACAAAGAGGAATAATACGTTGTGGATCAATGTTGGTGTATGTAGAGAAGGTGAAGTCACTGAACTTTAA
- the LOC108840204 gene encoding uncharacterized protein LOC108840204, producing MPRFPALMHKLKPAFSASGSNGNMVSAIVPKKLENKNNGERETIKKIEESVEPLVAFSRPPPLPPFVGPLVMYSLLQSWSSRDEDG from the exons ATGCCTCGTTTTCCTGCTCTTATGCATAAGCTCAAACCAGCCTTCTCGGCTTCAGGATCAAACG GTAACATGGTGAGTGCCATAGTACCGAAGAAACTGGAGAATAAGAACAATGGCGAAAGAGAAACAATAAAGAAGATTGAGGAATCGGTAGAGCCACTTGTTGCCTTCAGTAGACCACCACCACTTCCACCATTTGTCGGTCCACTGGTCATGTATTCTCTTCTTCAATCATGGTCTAGCCGCGATGAAGATGGCTAG